In the Paraburkholderia acidisoli genome, CGGTCGCAAGGAACTCAAAGGCCATATCGCGAACCGGCTACAGGCCGCGTTGTGGCGCGAGGCCATGCATCTGGTCGCCATTGGCGCGGCGAGCGTGGCCGATGTCGACGACGCCATCGCCTATGGCCCCGGCTTGCGCTGGGCGGCCTGCGGACCGTTCGCGAATCTGCATCTGTCCGGCGGCGATGGCGGCATCGCGCACGTACTCGACCATCTGGGCGGCCCGATCGAAAGCTGGTGGGACGATCTCGGCACGCCACGCATGACGGACGACCTCAAACGCCGGATCGCCGAGGGCATGCGCGAAGCGCTGGCCTCCAGGTCCAGCGACGCACTGGCCGAACACCGCGACGCGGTCGTGCTCGGCCTGCTCGCGCTGCGCGACGACGCGCACGGCGCGAACTGACACCCCCAACAAGGAGACACGCAATGGACAAACCGAAGGTGATCGTCACGATCGCGCCCACGGGCGGCATGGCACACAAGTCGCAGAATCCCGCGCTGCCCACGCAGCCCGACGAGATCGCCCGCGACGTCTACGACTGTTACAACGCGGGCGCGAGCGTGGTGGCCGTGCATGCGCGCCGTCCGGACGACGGCGCGACGTGCGACGCCGCGATCTACCGCGACATCAATCGCCGCATTCGCGACCAATGCGACATCGTCATCAACAACTCGACCGGCGGCGGCGTGCACGGCGACATGATCGGCGAAGCGGCGAACGGCTACTGGGAAATTCTGTGGGAAGAACGGCTCAAAGGCATGGATGCGGGCGCCGAAATGTGCACGCTAGACGCGACCACCATCATCGCGACCTTCGGCGGCAAGGAGCTGCTGATGCACACCTCGCCGGAGCGCTGCAAGCAGCTGGCGCTGGAAATGAAGAAGCGCGGCATCAAGCCGGAGTGGGAAGTGTTCAGTCCCACGCACATCGTGCAGGACGTCGCCACGCTGACCGCCGCCGGTTTCGACGACGAACCGTTCTTCGTCAACATCGTGCTCGGCGTGCATCGCGGCTTCCAGAACGCCATGCCCTATTCGCCGCGCGTCCTGCAGTCGATGGTCGACATGCTGCCCAAGGGAAGTATTTTTTGCGTGAGCGGCATCGGCCCGGCGCAGTTGCCTTCCGCGATGAATTCGCTGCTGCTCGGCGGGCACGTGCGCACCGGCCTCGAAGACAATCTCTACTACGCGCAGGGCGAACTCGCGACCAACGTGCAACTCACGGAGCGCCTCGTGAGGCTCGTGCGCGACATGGGATGCGAACCGGCGACGCCCGCCGAAGCGCGGCAGATCATGGGCTTGCCGAGAGCGGGCGAAGTCCGGCCGGAATTCGCCGTGTGAGAGCCCGGGGAACGGTGTGCGCCAGTGCGTGATCGGCACGCATGGCGCCGCCGTTCGCCTCGCTCATTGCAATGGCGAATAGCCCGAGACGAACGGCTTCGTGGTGCCATCCGGCGCGTACACGTGCCGCGCGATACGGCCGATATCGCCGCCATACGCATGAATGCTGATGGAGACGCGATCGCCAAACGCATTCCTCACCGCGTGGATATCGCCCACCGAAGGCGACACGCAGGTCACCTCGCCGGGTTCGAGCCGATGCGCGGCGCCGCGCGCGGTCAGGCGGCGGTCGCGACCGGGCGCGTAGTGCTGGCCGATTTCCGCGCCGCGCAACATGCCGATCACCCCCCACACGGTGTGGTCGTGAACAGGCGTGGCCTGGCCCGGTCCCCACACGAAGCTCACCACGCTGAAGCGCGCGCGTGGATCGGCATGCAGCAGATACTGCCGGTAGCGATGCGGGTCGGGCTGCGCGAACGGCGCGTCGAGCCAGTCGTCGACGGAAACCAGCGTACCCATGTGCCGCGCGACGGCCGCCAGCAAAACCGCTTCGTCGTTGCCGGGCCGGTCGAGTTCCGCAGTCACGGCCTGAACGAAGGCGTTCAGGCGTCCGCCCTCATGAGACGTCATGGCGGCTCCCCGCCGCGTGAGCGGCCTCGTGCGTGGCAGAGGCTGGCCGCGGCGGCGCGGTCGTCGCCCGATAGGCGGCGATGCGTTCGCGCAGGCCCGGTTCCGCGGCGGACCGCACGAGCATGGCGAGATCGGCGTCCGCTCGCTCGTCGCAGAGCGCTTCGTCGAGCAGCCGTCGCGTGCGCGGTGCGAGCGTCGCGACGCGCGCGACCCGCGCGTCGATCGTTTCGAGCAGGCGCGGCGCAGGCTCGCCGCGCTCCGCGAAGCCGTGCTCGACCGCCCAGTCCACATCGAATGGCGCGGACGTTTCGAGCATCGCACGCGCCACGTCGCGCCCCACGATGCGCGCGAACCGCGCGGTGCCCAGCACGATGCCGAACCGCAAGCCGGGCATCTGGAACGTCGTGCCGGGCGCGGCGATACGCACGCGGCACGCCGCGAACAGGTCCACGCCCGCGCCGAAATTGCGGCCGTGCGCGACCGCCACCGTCGCGCAGGGCGACGTCGCGATCCGGTTGAGCAGCATCTCGATGCGGACGAAGCGCAGCAGCAGATCGCCGTCCGACTGGGTGGCGGCTTCGCTCATGTCGAAGCCCGCGCTGAAGCAATGGCCGTGGCCGCGCAAGACGACAACGGGCACGGCCTCGCGCGCGGCCGTGTCGAACGCGTCGAGCAGCGCTTCGACCAGTTCCGCCGACAACGCATTGCGCTTGCCGGGACGATCGAGCACGAGCGTCCAGTGCGTGGCATACCGTTCGATCATGAGAGGCGTCATGCGGGCGTACTCGCGTCGAGGGCCTGAAACACGGCGGCAGTGTGCTCGCCGAGCGCCGGCGGGCGCGCACGGATCACCGCCGCCTCGCCCATGAAGCGCACGGGCGAGACGAAGGTGCGCGTCGTCACGCCGTTGGGCAACTCGACTGGCTGAACCCACGCCATGTGAGCCACCTGCTCGTCGGCGAGCACCTCGGAATACGTGTTGATCGGCGCGCACGGCACGCCCGCGGCGCGAAAGCGCGCGAGCCAGACGCTCGCGTCGTCGGCCTCGAAAATCGACTCCAGGATCTCGCGCAGTGCGTCTTGATGGCGCGCACGTAGCGTGGGATTCGCGAAGCGCGGGTCGTTGCCGAGCGCGGGCCGTCCCACCGTTTCGCAAACAGCCCGCCACAGCGCGTCGTTGCCCGCCGCCATGCCGAACCAGGTGTCGCGGGCCCGGAATGCCTGGTACGGCGCATTGCGCGGATGCGCCGAGCCGAGCTTCTGCGGATCGCGACCCGTGCCGAAATATTCGGAAGTTTGCAGCGCGGCGATGGCGAGCGTGGCGCCGAGCATCGGCACGTCGATATGCGTGCCCCGGCCGCTTTGCTCCGCCGCGCGCAACGCCGCCGCGACCGAGAATGCCCCATAGAGACCCGCGGTGAAGTCGGCGAGCGGCACGCCGCATTTGACCGGCGCGCCGCCCGGCTCGCCGGTCACGCTCATGACACCGCTCATCGCCTGCACGGTGAGGTCGAAGCCGCCCTCCTGCGCGCGCGGCCCCGTTTGCCCGTAGGCCGAGATCGAGCAGTAGACGATGCGCGGCGCGAGCGCGGCCACATCCTCGTAGCTGAGGCCGAGCCGCGCCATCACGCCCGGG is a window encoding:
- a CDS encoding BKACE family enzyme; amino-acid sequence: MDKPKVIVTIAPTGGMAHKSQNPALPTQPDEIARDVYDCYNAGASVVAVHARRPDDGATCDAAIYRDINRRIRDQCDIVINNSTGGGVHGDMIGEAANGYWEILWEERLKGMDAGAEMCTLDATTIIATFGGKELLMHTSPERCKQLALEMKKRGIKPEWEVFSPTHIVQDVATLTAAGFDDEPFFVNIVLGVHRGFQNAMPYSPRVLQSMVDMLPKGSIFCVSGIGPAQLPSAMNSLLLGGHVRTGLEDNLYYAQGELATNVQLTERLVRLVRDMGCEPATPAEARQIMGLPRAGEVRPEFAV
- a CDS encoding cysteine dioxygenase family protein, which gives rise to MTSHEGGRLNAFVQAVTAELDRPGNDEAVLLAAVARHMGTLVSVDDWLDAPFAQPDPHRYRQYLLHADPRARFSVVSFVWGPGQATPVHDHTVWGVIGMLRGAEIGQHYAPGRDRRLTARGAAHRLEPGEVTCVSPSVGDIHAVRNAFGDRVSISIHAYGGDIGRIARHVYAPDGTTKPFVSGYSPLQ
- a CDS encoding enoyl-CoA hydratase/isomerase family protein, with amino-acid sequence MIERYATHWTLVLDRPGKRNALSAELVEALLDAFDTAAREAVPVVVLRGHGHCFSAGFDMSEAATQSDGDLLLRFVRIEMLLNRIATSPCATVAVAHGRNFGAGVDLFAACRVRIAAPGTTFQMPGLRFGIVLGTARFARIVGRDVARAMLETSAPFDVDWAVEHGFAERGEPAPRLLETIDARVARVATLAPRTRRLLDEALCDERADADLAMLVRSAAEPGLRERIAAYRATTAPPRPASATHEAAHAAGSRHDVS
- a CDS encoding CaiB/BaiF CoA transferase family protein, coding for MNLPLEGIRVVEFCNVAAGPYCGMLLADMGADVIKVEHPAGGDTLRAWPPLSEGYSENFAALNRNKRSVTLDLKRADDLEKARQLIASAHVLLENNRPGVMARLGLSYEDVAALAPRIVYCSISAYGQTGPRAQEGGFDLTVQAMSGVMSVTGEPGGAPVKCGVPLADFTAGLYGAFSVAAALRAAEQSGRGTHIDVPMLGATLAIAALQTSEYFGTGRDPQKLGSAHPRNAPYQAFRARDTWFGMAAGNDALWRAVCETVGRPALGNDPRFANPTLRARHQDALREILESIFEADDASVWLARFRAAGVPCAPINTYSEVLADEQVAHMAWVQPVELPNGVTTRTFVSPVRFMGEAAVIRARPPALGEHTAAVFQALDASTPA